In Candidatus Bathyarchaeota archaeon, the sequence CGCTTCCGTTCATCTCTGAGGCCTACCCCTTCCCCTGAAGCCACCGTATGGGAATATCTTGGTATGTACCGTCTGGAAGCCTCCGACGGACGGTTATGGGGAGAACCCCTTTATCAAGCTCATAAACGGCTATCTCGATGGGGTCTGTGAGCGTTTCAGGAAGCTTGACAAGCACGGGAGCACCCATAGATATTTGGAGAGCCCTAGCGCCCACTATCCTGGCTCGTTCATATTTGGTCAGCCTCGGGGGACCTATCAGAATTCTTCTCTCAGACCGATCCCCGACCTCTTCATCGACCGCGATCCTAACCATACCCCCCACAAATCCAGCTGTTTAACAAAGTATTACAGTCCGAAAACAATATGGAAACGCTACGGTCTTTCATATAAAGGTTACCGTAGTAGGCGGATATGCAACCTATGGTTACTTCTCTTTTTCGAACTCTCTTATGGCTATGAGCCATGGATAGATAGCGGCGAATATAAAGCCGAGCATAGGGCTGTAGTCGAGAAAGGTACTTCCAGACCTATATAGCAGAAGCCATACAAGATACGCGATGAAGGACGCTAGAAAGACGGCTGATGAAAACCTCACCCGCCTGATCTTCATTCGCATACTGCCTTTATAAGATATAGAATAGTGGTTAACCGCTATCACTAGAATTATCACAGGCCACCATAACAGCGGATTCACGGTCGCTACCCAGCCCCCTAAATAAGGACTAAAGAGCCTTATAGGTTTCCCTTTTAAATAGACAGGGCCTGAAAATATTATCTCAGGTAATTTATCATGGAAAATCTAGAGGAGGAGGTGACTGACAAGTCTACGGATAAGCATAGGGATATAAGCTCAGGTAATAAACAAGGGTGATCGTCTATAATAACGGAGTACGGGATGGAGTGCTAAGAATCTACCTGGCCCCTAGCAAGAACTTCAGCTGAGTTAGCCTATCCATAACCTCGACTATCCGACGTTCGAGGTCGTAACGGCTTCTCTGGTAAGTCTCCTCGTCCACCTCTCCGTTTTCATAACGCTTCTTAAGGTCGTGGAGCTCGTCGACAAGTCTATCCCTCTCCTTGAGTAGCCTCCGGTACTCTTTCTCGACCCTCTTATCTCCAGCCATCAAAATAGACACCTAGAAATCCTTAACAACCAAGCCGTTATAAATTTAAGTGTATGAGCATCTCAAGGTTCAAAGTTGTGTTCGAGTTTGAGAACGGCGTCAAGGTCTACGGTGAGCTCTCGAAGATATACGCCCCCAACACGGTTAACAAGCTCGTCAACCGGCTACCTCTAGACGGACGGGTAGAGTCGCTAGATGGATGGCTATACTTTATAATAGACTCTAGGTTAAGCCCTGAAAAACCTAGAAGGACGTGTAAGCCTGGATGGATAGCCTACTGGCCTCTAGGTAAAGCCATATGCCTATTCTACAAAAACGTCAGCCTATCCTCTCCGGTTAACCGGATAGGCGACCTTTCTAACGGTTTTGAGGTGCTTGCCGAGGTACCATCCGGTACTAGGGTTAAGGTCAAGACAGTTTAGTAGCACCTATGAATTTGAACACCCTTATCCTGTTGTTTCCCGAGACTGGTGTGATGTAGCCTTTCTTCCAAAGCTCCTCGAGGATGTCCTTAGCTACGCTAAGCTTTACTTTAAACTTCGAGGCGACCTCAAACGGTGTTATGACCTTCATGGTCGAAACCTCCTTGACAAGCCGCGCTCCGTCCATGTCTATGAAGAACCCCTCCGTCGATACGTCGCTAACCCTACGTTTCTCCTTCCCCTTCTCCCTACGTTTACCCGTTTTACGCTCCTTAACAAGCTGAGCCCTATACATCTGA encodes:
- a CDS encoding DNA-directed RNA polymerase subunit K; the protein is MVRIAVDEEVGDRSERRILIGPPRLTKYERARIVGARALQISMGAPVLVKLPETLTDPIEIAVYELDKGVLPITVRRRLPDGTYQDIPIRWLQGKG